The following coding sequences are from one Streptomyces angustmyceticus window:
- a CDS encoding fructosamine kinase family protein, with protein MMTRLPFGDRLREELGTPGKHRALQSSPRSHVWRVELDGTPVVVKQLVEAPDAAERYAHEVAALRLASRSQPAIVPALLGTDDAERVLVLEHLEAREPSPDWLVDYAATLARLHATGTPEDAGLLPVWSGPAQDDIDSFLRLAESLDVSVPSCAPAELEALVDRIGRAPGHALLHGDPCPGNDLHTAQGVRFIDFEQAALGSGIMELAYLRIGFPTCWCSTAPTAALLDRAEAAYRAAWAGATGTEPQGDLTGACAGWLLRGDALVQRAHRGTVDHLARIPDRDWKWGTATARQRLAYRLGVVAHRTAGRDDLRGLHRLCADLRGRMLTRWPRLGPLPSRRP; from the coding sequence ATGATGACGCGACTTCCCTTCGGAGACCGGTTACGGGAGGAGCTGGGGACGCCCGGGAAGCACCGGGCCCTTCAGAGCAGTCCCCGCTCACATGTCTGGCGCGTCGAGCTGGACGGGACACCGGTGGTGGTCAAGCAGCTCGTCGAGGCGCCGGATGCCGCCGAGCGGTATGCGCACGAGGTGGCGGCCCTCCGGCTCGCCTCCCGGTCCCAACCTGCCATCGTGCCCGCCTTGTTGGGCACCGACGACGCGGAGCGCGTCCTGGTCCTGGAGCACCTGGAGGCCCGCGAGCCGTCCCCCGACTGGCTCGTCGACTACGCCGCCACGCTCGCCCGGCTGCATGCCACCGGCACCCCCGAGGACGCCGGCCTCCTGCCGGTCTGGTCCGGCCCGGCGCAGGACGACATCGACTCCTTCCTCCGCCTCGCCGAGTCCCTGGACGTGTCCGTGCCGTCCTGCGCACCCGCTGAACTGGAGGCGCTCGTCGACCGGATCGGCCGGGCACCGGGGCACGCCCTGCTCCACGGAGACCCGTGCCCCGGCAACGACCTGCACACCGCCCAGGGCGTCAGGTTCATCGACTTCGAGCAGGCCGCGCTGGGCAGCGGCATCATGGAACTCGCCTACCTGCGCATCGGGTTCCCCACCTGCTGGTGCTCCACCGCGCCCACCGCCGCGCTCCTCGACCGCGCCGAGGCCGCCTACCGGGCCGCGTGGGCCGGAGCGACCGGCACCGAACCCCAAGGCGATCTCACCGGCGCCTGTGCCGGCTGGCTGCTGCGCGGCGACGCTCTGGTGCAGCGGGCGCACCGTGGCACCGTCGACCACCTGGCCCGGATCCCGGACCGGGACTGGAAGTGGGGTACGGCGACGGCCCGTCAGCGGCTTGCCTACCGGCTCGGTGTCGTCGCCCATCGGACGGCCGGGCGAGACGACCTCCGCGGACTGCACCGCCTCTGCGCCGACCTGCGCGGGCGCATGCTGACCCGGTGGCCCCGCCTCGGGCCGCTGCCCTCGCGGCGCCCGTAG
- a CDS encoding S1 family peptidase, with translation MKHTRVPQSRTVLGSVGTVALIAAALTLQSAQAAPAKADAEPPTATAAAQRARTISSALGPDAAGFYYDAPHRKLVVNVTTRTAAAKVRGAGAEAKLVRHSLTSLNAARATLKQKATIVGTSWAMDPKSNQVVVVADRTVTGDRLTQLKKVVASLGDRAVLKQSPGALRPLIAGGNAIWGTAARCSLGFNVIRDGQPYFLTAGHCANAVRSWSASQGGPEFAVTEAGSFPGDDFGIAKYTDATDAHPGRVDLYNGSMQAIGKVGDAIVGEPVRRSGSSTRLRSGDVIAVEVTANYQEGPVDDLVQASICAESGDSGGPLFEGDTALGITSGGRGTCASNGESFYQPVREALEKTGSHLG, from the coding sequence TTGAAGCACACACGCGTACCTCAGTCCCGCACCGTCCTCGGCAGTGTGGGGACGGTGGCCCTGATCGCCGCCGCACTCACCCTGCAGAGCGCCCAGGCCGCCCCCGCCAAGGCCGACGCCGAACCCCCGACAGCCACCGCCGCCGCACAGCGCGCCAGGACCATCAGCTCCGCCCTCGGCCCCGACGCGGCGGGCTTCTACTACGACGCCCCGCACCGCAAGCTCGTCGTCAACGTCACCACCCGGACCGCCGCGGCCAAGGTCCGCGGGGCCGGCGCCGAGGCCAAGCTCGTCAGGCACTCCCTGACGTCGCTGAACGCCGCCCGCGCGACCCTCAAGCAGAAGGCCACGATCGTCGGGACGTCCTGGGCGATGGACCCCAAGTCCAACCAGGTGGTCGTCGTCGCCGACCGGACGGTCACCGGCGACCGCCTGACGCAGCTCAAGAAGGTCGTCGCCTCGCTCGGCGACCGGGCCGTCCTCAAGCAGTCGCCCGGCGCGCTCCGGCCTCTGATCGCCGGTGGCAACGCCATCTGGGGGACCGCCGCACGCTGCTCGCTCGGGTTCAACGTCATCAGGGACGGGCAGCCGTACTTCCTGACCGCCGGACACTGTGCCAACGCGGTACGGAGCTGGTCCGCCTCGCAAGGGGGCCCGGAGTTCGCCGTGACGGAGGCCGGCTCCTTCCCCGGCGACGACTTCGGGATCGCGAAGTACACCGACGCCACCGACGCGCACCCCGGCCGGGTGGACCTCTACAACGGCAGCATGCAGGCCATCGGCAAGGTCGGCGACGCCATCGTGGGCGAGCCGGTGCGGCGCAGCGGCAGCAGCACCCGCCTCCGCAGCGGTGACGTCATCGCCGTCGAGGTGACGGCCAACTACCAGGAAGGGCCGGTCGACGACCTGGTCCAGGCCTCCATCTGCGCGGAGTCCGGTGACAGCGGAGGCCCGCTCTTCGAGGGCGACACCGCACTGGGCATCACCTCGGGCGGCCGCGGCACCTGCGCTTCCAACGGCGAGTCCTTCTATCAGCCCGTACGCGAGGCCCTGGAGAAGACCGGATCGCACCTCGGCTGA
- a CDS encoding acyltransferase family protein: protein MHDLPRPSSRSTATAGRVVGRIGADGPSAKDGTRPGRPQRLPSLTGLRFAAAGGVVFTHGSLLVDPHLAQTLGPEVWVGASAVSLFFILSGYVLTHSARPADTARAFWRRRAAKILPNHVLTWCVVVAALACAGAAAATRASAWPANLASLLLVNTWVPTRQFVSAGNPVSWSLAAEMFFYLLFPLLLPWAERLSRRGLLIGAGTAVAVVWICPALYEFVLNPGGPSFPGYWSLYMLPVTRLPEFVLGMLLARMSATGMRIPRIGVLPAALGVISTIVVNSAFLPRSFLYAASTAVPLAVLVHATAELDLRGRRSLLRAPALVFLGEISYAMYLVHFLVLGLMYLALTGQGWSSLAAVLAGLPVVLLASWLMYAGVERPCVRRFSVSRRARARTATTS, encoded by the coding sequence GTGCACGATCTCCCCAGGCCGTCGTCCCGGTCCACCGCCACGGCCGGCCGCGTCGTCGGCCGCATCGGTGCGGACGGGCCGTCGGCGAAGGACGGCACACGCCCCGGCCGCCCCCAGCGGCTGCCGTCCCTGACCGGTCTGCGGTTCGCGGCCGCGGGCGGGGTCGTCTTCACCCACGGTTCCCTGCTGGTCGATCCTCACCTCGCGCAGACCCTCGGGCCCGAAGTGTGGGTGGGGGCGAGTGCGGTGTCGCTGTTCTTCATTCTGAGCGGCTATGTGCTGACGCATTCCGCCCGCCCGGCCGACACCGCCCGCGCCTTCTGGCGCCGGCGGGCCGCGAAGATCCTGCCCAATCACGTCCTGACCTGGTGTGTGGTGGTGGCCGCGCTCGCCTGTGCCGGTGCGGCCGCCGCCACGCGCGCCTCCGCATGGCCGGCGAACCTCGCCAGTCTCCTTCTGGTGAACACCTGGGTCCCCACTCGGCAATTCGTCTCCGCGGGCAATCCGGTTTCCTGGTCCCTGGCCGCCGAGATGTTCTTCTATCTTCTCTTCCCCCTGCTCCTGCCGTGGGCCGAAAGGCTGTCCCGCCGGGGGCTGTTGATCGGTGCGGGAACCGCCGTCGCCGTCGTCTGGATCTGCCCGGCGCTCTACGAATTCGTCCTCAACCCGGGCGGTCCGTCGTTCCCCGGATACTGGTCCCTGTACATGCTGCCGGTCACACGGCTGCCCGAATTCGTCCTCGGCATGTTGCTGGCCCGCATGTCCGCGACGGGAATGCGGATTCCGCGTATCGGTGTGCTCCCGGCGGCGCTGGGCGTCATCAGCACGATCGTGGTGAACAGCGCGTTCCTGCCGCGCAGCTTCCTGTACGCGGCTTCGACCGCGGTGCCGCTCGCCGTGCTCGTCCATGCGACCGCGGAGCTGGACCTGCGCGGCAGGCGGTCCCTGCTGCGCGCGCCCGCCCTGGTGTTCCTCGGTGAGATCTCCTACGCCATGTACCTCGTCCATTTCCTGGTGCTGGGCCTGATGTACCTGGCCCTGACGGGGCAGGGATGGAGCAGCCTCGCCGCGGTGCTGGCCGGCCTTCCCGTCGTACTGCTGGCCTCGTGGCTGATGTACGCGGGCGTGGAACGGCCGTGTGTGCGGCGCTTCTCCGTGTCGCGCCGGGCCCGTGCTCGTACCGCCACGACTTCGTGA
- a CDS encoding class I SAM-dependent methyltransferase, giving the protein MMSTRSAQIAAHRPRYQDELARGLDRFFEPRRTTCPWCSSSRLRGHLRTTDHPQHKPGTFVLDRCRSCGHVFQNPRLSADGLDFYYRDCYDGLGEATMARLAGSPLAVRLYRARARALLPFGRPLRWLDVGTGHGHFCAEARRVHPDTQFHGLDWGEGVEIAAREGRIARAYRGSFVGMAGQLACQYDVVSMHHYLEHTLAPRQELAAAHTALRPGGHLLVEVPDPESASARLLGQWWGPWLQPQHLHFVPLDNLCGALAEQGFTVVATDRHEPHVPTDLTSAAVNLLKSVLPSEDLPWLPERPGALSRWARRLGLLAVAPVLLVLIGIDFALAPLTRRTRLSNAYRVVARRD; this is encoded by the coding sequence ATGATGAGTACGCGAAGCGCGCAGATCGCCGCCCACCGGCCCCGTTACCAGGACGAGCTGGCCCGTGGGCTGGACCGGTTCTTCGAACCGCGGCGCACCACATGCCCCTGGTGCAGCTCCTCGCGGCTGCGCGGGCACCTGCGCACCACCGACCACCCCCAGCACAAGCCCGGGACGTTCGTCCTCGACCGGTGCCGCAGTTGCGGCCATGTGTTCCAGAACCCCCGGCTGAGCGCCGACGGGCTGGATTTCTACTACCGGGACTGTTACGACGGCCTGGGCGAGGCGACGATGGCGCGGCTGGCCGGTTCGCCCCTCGCGGTGCGGCTCTACCGGGCCCGCGCCCGCGCGCTGCTCCCGTTCGGCCGCCCGTTGCGCTGGCTGGACGTGGGCACCGGTCACGGCCACTTCTGCGCCGAGGCCCGCAGGGTCCACCCGGACACCCAGTTCCACGGGCTCGACTGGGGCGAGGGCGTGGAGATCGCCGCACGCGAGGGCCGCATCGCGCGGGCCTACCGGGGCTCCTTCGTCGGAATGGCGGGCCAACTCGCCTGCCAGTACGACGTCGTGAGCATGCACCACTATCTGGAACACACCCTGGCGCCACGGCAGGAACTGGCCGCCGCCCACACCGCGCTGCGGCCCGGCGGTCACCTTCTGGTGGAGGTGCCCGACCCGGAATCGGCATCCGCCCGGCTGCTCGGCCAGTGGTGGGGCCCGTGGCTCCAGCCGCAGCATCTGCACTTCGTCCCCCTGGACAACCTGTGCGGGGCGCTGGCCGAGCAGGGTTTCACCGTCGTGGCCACCGACCGGCACGAGCCCCATGTCCCCACGGATCTGACGTCGGCGGCGGTGAACCTGCTCAAGTCCGTTCTGCCGAGCGAGGATCTGCCGTGGCTGCCCGAGCGGCCGGGAGCGCTCAGCCGCTGGGCCCGCCGGCTGGGCCTGCTGGCCGTCGCGCCCGTGCTCCTCGTCCTCATAGGGATCGACTTCGCGCTGGCCCCGCTCACCCGGCGCACCCGGCTGTCCAACGCCTACCGGGTGGTCGCCCGCCGCGACTGA
- a CDS encoding glycosyltransferase has product MHILIATAGSHGDVAPYTGLGTRLHRAGHRVVMATHERSAELVRRSGLGFHPLPLDRYATSHKDDAQGQGQGRGKGAGLSKVEQIQLARELAPEMADAVAGACASGADVLLFSSSLAPLGLVAAEGLRLPSVGVFLQPLEPTREFPPVIFDMPSWGPFANRALGQCAQSLLARAFAPGVRHLQRSLGVTPQALARRRTTWPVHHGFSPAVVPRPADWRPGMEVAGYWWPSEPPGWTPDSRLADFLRSGPPPVFMGFGSMAPSDPERLGRLLVRALRLAGVRGVVQSSWAGLSVEGDDVLTVGEVPHARLFPQMATVVHHAGAGTTAAGLRAGVPAVPVPMMLDQPFWAARLISLGVSPGRIPFRRLTAENLAAAVRRAVHDPRYGRRARQVAALLATEDGAGRVLAAVEQLAGGDSAGGRGGGTEGRGPGR; this is encoded by the coding sequence ATGCACATCCTGATCGCTACCGCAGGTTCGCACGGGGACGTGGCTCCTTACACCGGCCTGGGGACCCGGCTGCATCGCGCCGGGCACCGGGTGGTGATGGCCACACACGAGCGCTCGGCCGAACTGGTGCGCCGCAGCGGCCTGGGCTTCCACCCCCTGCCGCTCGACCGGTACGCCACCTCTCACAAGGACGACGCGCAGGGGCAGGGGCAGGGACGGGGGAAGGGCGCCGGCCTCTCCAAGGTCGAACAGATACAGCTGGCACGGGAGTTGGCCCCGGAGATGGCCGACGCGGTCGCGGGCGCCTGCGCCTCGGGGGCCGACGTCCTCCTGTTCTCCAGCAGCCTGGCGCCCCTGGGGCTGGTGGCGGCGGAGGGACTGCGACTGCCCAGCGTCGGCGTGTTCCTGCAGCCGCTGGAGCCCACCCGGGAGTTCCCGCCGGTCATCTTCGACATGCCGTCGTGGGGGCCGTTCGCCAACCGGGCCCTGGGACAGTGCGCCCAGTCGTTGCTGGCCCGGGCCTTCGCCCCCGGGGTGCGTCATCTGCAGCGCAGCCTGGGCGTGACGCCGCAGGCCCTGGCCCGGCGCCGGACGACCTGGCCCGTCCACCACGGATTCAGCCCGGCGGTGGTGCCGCGGCCCGCCGACTGGCGGCCGGGCATGGAGGTAGCGGGCTACTGGTGGCCGTCGGAGCCCCCCGGCTGGACGCCGGATTCCCGGCTGGCCGACTTCCTCCGGTCCGGCCCGCCACCGGTGTTCATGGGCTTCGGCAGCATGGCGCCGAGCGATCCGGAACGGCTCGGGCGCCTCCTGGTGCGCGCCCTGCGGCTCGCCGGGGTGCGCGGTGTCGTCCAGTCGAGCTGGGCCGGTCTGTCGGTCGAGGGGGACGACGTCCTGACGGTGGGCGAGGTCCCGCACGCCCGGCTGTTTCCGCAGATGGCGACCGTGGTCCACCACGCGGGCGCCGGGACCACGGCCGCCGGCCTGCGCGCGGGCGTGCCCGCGGTACCCGTGCCGATGATGCTGGACCAGCCCTTCTGGGCGGCGCGGCTCATCTCACTGGGCGTCAGCCCCGGGAGGATTCCCTTCCGGCGGCTGACGGCGGAGAATCTCGCGGCCGCGGTGCGCAGGGCGGTGCACGACCCCCGCTACGGGCGCCGCGCCCGGCAGGTGGCGGCGCTGCTCGCCACGGAGGACGGCGCGGGCCGGGTGCTGGCGGCGGTGGAGCAGTTGGCGGGAGGTGACAGCGCCGGGGGCCGGGGAGGCGGCACGGAGGGCCGAGGTCCCGGCCGCTGA
- a CDS encoding alpha/beta fold hydrolase has translation MTHDRDRAVGRYVNEAVRDRYFAACDAVHALGPAPSGECDVETRFGTTHVYHYAPADPGAAARTPAVLLHGAGGNSAQWYPNVAALRAQRPVYALDTPGDPGRSTHREPIHQPARAAQWLDEALEGLGLDRVHLVGSSYGGWLALNQALHRPGRLASVTLLDPGGLEKVGLRFFVWIFVSLFATCAPKALRPRLAAWLDQPVLVVPELRAMVRLGVRAYRIRRPAPLPLTEAELRGIRTPLYLLLGKRSLLVHPRRQQERVPRLVPGARVEIVSDTGHGPQIDHAEAVNDRMVRFMASVG, from the coding sequence ATGACGCACGACCGCGACCGAGCCGTCGGCCGCTATGTGAACGAGGCCGTCCGCGACCGCTACTTCGCCGCGTGCGACGCCGTCCACGCGCTGGGGCCGGCCCCGAGCGGGGAGTGCGACGTGGAAACCCGCTTCGGGACCACGCACGTCTACCACTACGCGCCGGCGGACCCCGGCGCCGCGGCCCGCACCCCGGCCGTCCTGCTGCACGGCGCCGGCGGCAACTCCGCGCAGTGGTACCCGAACGTCGCCGCCCTTCGCGCGCAGCGCCCGGTCTACGCGCTCGACACCCCGGGCGATCCGGGCCGCAGCACGCACCGCGAACCGATCCACCAGCCCGCACGTGCCGCCCAGTGGCTCGACGAGGCCCTCGAAGGGCTCGGGCTCGACCGCGTCCACCTCGTCGGGTCCTCCTACGGCGGATGGCTCGCCCTGAACCAGGCGCTGCACCGGCCCGGCCGGCTGGCCTCGGTCACCCTGCTGGACCCCGGTGGCCTGGAGAAGGTGGGCCTGCGGTTCTTCGTCTGGATCTTCGTCAGCCTCTTCGCGACCTGCGCGCCGAAGGCGCTGCGCCCCCGCCTGGCCGCCTGGCTCGACCAGCCGGTCCTGGTGGTGCCGGAGCTGCGCGCGATGGTGCGGCTGGGTGTGCGCGCCTACCGCATCCGCCGCCCCGCGCCGCTTCCCCTCACCGAAGCGGAGTTGCGCGGTATCCGCACCCCGCTCTATCTGCTGCTCGGCAAGCGGAGCCTGCTGGTGCATCCGCGACGGCAGCAGGAGCGCGTCCCGCGCCTGGTGCCCGGCGCCCGCGTCGAGATCGTTTCCGACACGGGCCACGGACCCCAGATCGACCATGCGGAGGCGGTCAATGACCGCATGGTGCGCTTCATGGCCTCCGTCGGCTGA
- a CDS encoding TetR/AcrR family transcriptional regulator, producing MPKRVDHEERRTQIAEALVRVAGRRGLHAIGMRDVAAEAGVSLRLVQYYFETKEKLLLHGLHQLTTGLGARVADRVRAVGEAPGPRETIEAVLLEALPTDEESRTFHLVYTSYAVLSVTDEALAAQPFIDGPHAAEELVAGQLERAREAGLTAPGVDVRTEAISLLALSAGLGTSVLVGQRTPEAATAVLRHHLDRLFPGDG from the coding sequence ATGCCGAAGCGCGTGGACCACGAGGAGCGGCGCACCCAGATCGCCGAGGCACTGGTCCGGGTCGCCGGGCGGCGCGGACTGCACGCCATCGGGATGCGCGATGTCGCGGCCGAGGCAGGAGTGTCCCTGCGGCTGGTGCAGTACTACTTCGAGACCAAGGAGAAGCTGCTGCTCCATGGGCTGCACCAGCTGACCACCGGACTCGGCGCCCGGGTCGCCGACCGGGTCCGGGCCGTCGGCGAGGCACCCGGACCGCGCGAGACGATCGAGGCCGTGCTCCTCGAAGCGCTGCCCACCGACGAGGAGAGCCGGACCTTCCACCTCGTCTACACCTCCTACGCCGTGCTCTCCGTGACGGACGAGGCCCTGGCCGCCCAGCCGTTCATCGACGGCCCCCATGCCGCCGAGGAGCTGGTGGCCGGCCAGCTGGAACGGGCGCGCGAGGCCGGCCTCACCGCGCCCGGCGTGGACGTACGCACCGAGGCGATCAGCCTGCTCGCCCTGTCCGCGGGCCTGGGCACCAGCGTCCTGGTGGGCCAGCGCACCCCGGAGGCCGCCACGGCCGTCCTCCGTCACCACCTGGACCGGCTCTTCCCCGGCGACGGGTGA
- a CDS encoding ankyrin repeat domain-containing protein, with protein MTEALTRRLVTAVHEDEVDRAEALLRQGASPSAPDPDGDTPLYLAAVSGRTEMVRLLLEAGAAPDAESRGGPGSEGLPLCAAASWDHWEVVRELLAHGADPDRREDDGTSFTPLMWAAAGGHHRTARLLLEAHADPDADQGGRTPLMAAAERGSIAVVRALLRHGADPRRTDPEGRTAASIARAKCGKDLADELRERARSAPAGRCEVLRSPRPEGTELIEVTVSAPDGTAGATWQAETGHAAIVALLREHPRD; from the coding sequence ATGACCGAGGCGTTGACGCGGCGACTCGTCACCGCCGTCCACGAGGACGAGGTGGACCGGGCCGAGGCGCTCCTGCGGCAGGGCGCCTCCCCGTCCGCACCGGACCCCGACGGGGACACGCCGCTGTACCTCGCCGCGGTCAGCGGGCGCACGGAGATGGTGCGGCTGCTCCTCGAAGCGGGCGCCGCGCCCGATGCGGAGAGCAGGGGAGGGCCGGGAAGCGAAGGTCTGCCGCTGTGTGCGGCCGCGTCCTGGGACCACTGGGAGGTGGTGCGCGAACTGCTCGCCCACGGCGCCGACCCCGACCGGCGCGAGGACGACGGCACGTCCTTCACCCCCCTGATGTGGGCGGCTGCCGGCGGCCACCACCGCACCGCCCGCCTCCTGCTCGAAGCGCATGCCGATCCCGACGCGGACCAGGGCGGGCGCACCCCGTTGATGGCGGCGGCCGAGCGGGGGTCGATCGCGGTGGTGCGGGCCCTGCTGCGCCACGGCGCCGATCCTCGCCGCACCGACCCGGAGGGGCGTACGGCAGCGAGCATCGCCCGCGCGAAGTGCGGCAAGGACCTCGCGGACGAGCTGCGGGAGCGAGCGCGCTCCGCCCCCGCCGGCCGGTGCGAGGTCCTGCGCAGTCCCCGTCCCGAGGGCACGGAGCTGATCGAGGTCACGGTCAGCGCACCGGACGGAACCGCCGGGGCCACCTGGCAGGCGGAAACGGGGCACGCCGCGATCGTGGCGCTGCTGCGGGAACACCCGCGGGACTGA
- the yczR gene encoding MocR-like transcription factor YczR, translating to MAEAGPFRRGEGAGRTDRSVGSRQLAAMLPDPAQARPAYRHLARAISALILDGRLALHVRLPAERELALALNTSRATVTALYDLLRESGYAHSRRGSGTWTALPEGRAPSGITRLLGPQDPAIDLARAAPGLPEQALLDALVQVAPRLAEHAHTPGYHPYGLPELRAAVAERFTRRGLATVPEQILVTAGAQHALTLVLGLLCRPSDRVLVENPSYPNALEALRRARLRTLSVPVTDTGWDIEIAESTFRRAVPRLAYLIPDFHNPTGCLMPDEERVRVLRAAGRCGAWLVVDETLADLALDVPAPPPFASRATPGGAGQVITIGSMSKTHWGGLRMGWLRAPARLVTELAGQRVATDMGGSVLDQLLAVSLLARAGELLPARLEQLRRQREALTAALAEQVPQWRWQLPPGGLSLWADLGAPVASALADRALDHGVRVEGGTHFAPDPGLFEQRLRIPYTASPDILRDAVRRLAAAFAEGPAPSRTGRREHWIV from the coding sequence ATGGCCGAAGCGGGTCCGTTCCGGCGCGGGGAAGGGGCGGGGCGCACCGACCGGAGCGTGGGGAGCCGGCAGCTCGCCGCGATGCTGCCCGACCCGGCGCAGGCGCGTCCGGCCTATCGCCACCTGGCCCGAGCGATCAGCGCGCTGATCCTGGACGGACGTCTCGCGCTGCACGTCAGGCTTCCCGCCGAACGGGAACTGGCCCTCGCCCTGAACACCAGCAGGGCCACCGTCACCGCCCTGTACGACCTGCTGCGCGAGAGCGGTTACGCGCACAGCCGCCGGGGCTCCGGTACCTGGACGGCCCTGCCGGAGGGCCGGGCCCCCAGTGGCATCACCCGGCTCCTGGGCCCCCAGGACCCCGCGATCGACCTGGCCAGGGCCGCCCCCGGACTGCCGGAGCAGGCCCTTCTCGACGCCCTCGTCCAGGTCGCCCCGCGCCTGGCCGAGCATGCGCACACCCCCGGCTACCACCCCTACGGCCTCCCGGAGTTGCGTGCCGCCGTCGCCGAACGCTTCACCCGGCGGGGGCTGGCCACCGTGCCCGAACAGATCCTGGTGACCGCCGGCGCCCAGCACGCGCTCACCCTCGTCCTGGGGCTGCTGTGCCGACCCAGTGACCGGGTCCTGGTCGAGAACCCGTCGTACCCGAACGCGCTGGAGGCCCTGCGCCGCGCCCGGCTGCGCACCCTGTCGGTCCCGGTGACCGATACGGGCTGGGACATCGAGATCGCCGAATCGACGTTCCGCCGGGCGGTTCCCCGACTCGCCTATCTGATCCCGGACTTCCACAATCCGACCGGCTGCCTCATGCCCGACGAGGAGCGGGTCCGTGTTCTGCGCGCCGCGGGGCGCTGCGGCGCATGGCTGGTCGTCGACGAGACCCTGGCGGACCTCGCGCTCGACGTCCCCGCCCCGCCGCCCTTCGCCTCCCGCGCCACGCCCGGCGGGGCGGGCCAGGTCATCACCATCGGTTCGATGAGCAAGACCCATTGGGGCGGTCTGCGCATGGGCTGGCTGCGCGCCCCCGCGCGACTGGTCACCGAACTCGCCGGGCAGCGTGTCGCCACCGACATGGGCGGCTCGGTCCTGGACCAGCTGCTGGCCGTCTCGTTGCTGGCCCGCGCCGGGGAACTGCTGCCGGCCCGGCTGGAACAGCTGCGCCGGCAGCGGGAGGCGCTGACCGCGGCCCTGGCCGAGCAGGTGCCGCAGTGGAGATGGCAACTGCCGCCCGGTGGGCTGTCGTTGTGGGCCGATCTCGGCGCCCCGGTCGCCTCGGCGCTGGCCGACCGGGCCCTGGACCACGGGGTGCGGGTCGAGGGCGGTACACACTTCGCCCCCGACCCGGGCCTGTTCGAGCAGCGGCTGCGCATCCCGTACACCGCGTCTCCCGACATCCTGCGTGACGCCGTGCGCCGCCTGGCCGCCGCCTTCGCGGAGGGCCCGGCACCGTCACGTACCGGCCGGCGGGAGCACTGGATCGTCTGA
- a CDS encoding alpha-ketoglutarate-dependent dioxygenase AlkB has protein sequence MATHLQGSLFDQADEMSLGPLDGLRRTGLGDGAWLDLLPGWLSGADALFARLAAEVPWQAERRRMYEQVVDVPRLLAFYRAGDALPHPVLDEVRDALSAHYATELGEPFTTAGLCYYRDGRDSVAWHGDRIGRGRRENTMVAILSVGAPRDLLLRPRGGGHAVRHPLGHGDLLVMGGSCQRTWEHAIPKSAHAAGPRISVQFRPHGVR, from the coding sequence ATGGCCACGCACCTCCAGGGCTCGCTCTTCGACCAGGCCGACGAGATGTCTCTCGGCCCGCTGGACGGGCTGCGCAGGACCGGGCTCGGCGACGGGGCCTGGCTCGACCTGCTGCCCGGATGGCTGAGCGGGGCGGACGCCCTGTTCGCGCGGCTCGCCGCCGAGGTGCCCTGGCAGGCCGAGCGCCGGCGGATGTACGAGCAGGTGGTGGACGTACCGCGGCTGCTGGCCTTCTACCGGGCCGGCGACGCGCTGCCGCACCCCGTGCTCGACGAGGTGAGGGACGCGCTCTCCGCCCACTACGCCACCGAACTCGGCGAACCCTTCACCACCGCCGGACTCTGCTACTACCGGGACGGCCGCGACAGCGTCGCCTGGCACGGCGACCGCATCGGCCGCGGCAGACGCGAGAACACCATGGTCGCCATCCTGTCGGTGGGGGCGCCGCGCGATCTGCTGCTCCGCCCACGGGGCGGCGGCCACGCCGTACGGCACCCGCTCGGACACGGCGACCTGCTCGTCATGGGCGGCTCCTGCCAGCGGACCTGGGAACACGCCATCCCCAAGAGCGCCCACGCGGCGGGACCCCGGATCAGCGTCCAGTTCCGGCCGCACGGCGTGCGCTGA